A window from Gopherus flavomarginatus isolate rGopFla2 chromosome 4, rGopFla2.mat.asm, whole genome shotgun sequence encodes these proteins:
- the LOC127050029 gene encoding cytochrome c oxidase assembly factor 6 homolog: MSAPSMEERKACWGARDEYWKCLDENMEDASRCQKLRCSFESRCPQQWVKYFDKRRDFLKYKEQLQAGEYQPPGTTEKS; this comes from the exons ATGTCAGCACCATCAATGGAGGAAAGGAAGGCTTGCTGGGGAGCCAGGGATGAATACTGGAAATGCTTAGATGAAAATATGGAAGATGCATCTAGGTGTCAGAAGCTTAGATGTTCTTTTGAATCTAGGTGTCCACAGCAATGG GTAAAATACTTTGACAAAAgaagagactttttaaaatacaaagaaCAGCTTCAAGCAGGAGAATATCAGCCTCCTGGAACTACTGAAAAGTCATAG